A DNA window from Enterobacter cloacae subsp. cloacae ATCC 13047 contains the following coding sequences:
- the sodB gene encoding superoxide dismutase [Fe]: MSFELPALPYAKDALAPHISAETLEYHYGKHHQTYVTNLNNLIKGTDFEGKTLEEIVRSSDGGVFNNAAQVWNHTFYWHCLAPNAGGEPTGELATAINAAFGSFAEFKAKFTDAAIKNFGSGWTWLVKEADGKLAIVSTSNAGTPLTTSATPLMTVDVWEHAYYIDYRNARPNYLEHFWALVNWDFVAKNFAA; the protein is encoded by the coding sequence ATGTCGTTCGAATTACCTGCACTACCGTATGCAAAAGACGCCCTGGCACCGCACATTTCTGCGGAAACCCTGGAATATCATTACGGCAAACATCACCAGACCTATGTCACCAACCTGAACAACCTGATCAAGGGCACCGATTTTGAAGGCAAAACGCTGGAAGAGATCGTCCGCAGTTCAGACGGTGGCGTATTCAACAACGCTGCTCAGGTGTGGAACCACACCTTCTACTGGCACTGCCTGGCACCAAATGCTGGCGGCGAGCCGACCGGCGAACTGGCTACTGCGATTAACGCCGCCTTTGGCAGCTTTGCGGAGTTCAAAGCGAAATTTACCGATGCCGCAATCAAAAACTTCGGTTCTGGCTGGACATGGCTGGTAAAAGAGGCCGATGGCAAACTGGCTATCGTCTCCACGTCTAACGCGGGTACACCACTGACCACCAGCGCGACTCCGCTGATGACCGTGGATGTCTGGGAACACGCGTACTACATTGATTACCGTAACGCGCGTCCTAACTACCTGGAGCACTTCTGGGCACTGGTTAACTGGGACTTTGTGGCGAAGAACTTCGCCGCGTAA